The sequence below is a genomic window from Inquilinus sp. KBS0705.
TAAAACAAATTCAATTACCAAGACTATCAAGATCATCCTTAAATCACATAAATCAAGGTTCAGATAAAAGGCAATTAAATTATTTACCTCATTATCAATAATATACAATTTAATATGGTACTATGTATTGCATATTACTATATTAAACATATATCTTTGTTTAAACTTAATATAAAAATGAAAACAGACATCAAAAAAATTATACTTGCCCTGCTATTAGTAGCATCAAGTACCCTGTGTTTTGCGCAGTGCGACAAAACCGCCACGCTTACATCATCATTAACTACCTACCTTAACGATAAGGGCGAAGTAGAGCGGACTAAAGACGAATCCGCAGTGATCACTATTAACAAAGCCGAAGTAACTATAGTTACCGGCGATAACGGGCGAACATTGAAAGGTGCCGTAAAAACCTATGCCTGCAATTGGGCCACGCCTTTTAAAGAAGGTAAAACTGTTTTAACCACAGCGCTTACCGATGGCGGCCAGGAAATGCATGCTACTATAACCATCGAAGGTAAGGCAGGTAAAGTAACCCTAACGTTTGAAGCAGAAGAAGAGCCAGGGAAAAAGATAGTGGTAATAGCCGATAAGTTTGAATAACCCTGCATCTATTCATAACACTTTAAACCCAAAAAGATGAAAGTTACCCTTAAAAAAACGCTGCTATTAATTATATTGATAGCAGCAGCAACGGTTAGCTTTGCTCAGTGTGGTAAGGCCACATTAACCGGCACTAAGCTTACCCAATTGGATAATAATGGCGCGGTGGTAAAAAGCAAAGACGAAAAAACTGTTGTAACCATCACCAAAACCGATATTACAATTACACCCGGTAACGACGATCCTAAAATGTCGGGAAAGATAAGCTCGAGCATTTGTAGCTGGGCCAAACCTTTTAAAACCGGCAAAACGGTTATTAAAGCTAAATTGTATAACGATGGCGAAAACAGGGAGAACAACGCCACCATAACTATTGTTGGTGTAGCAGGAAAAGTTACCCTTACATTTGAATCGGCCGAAACGCCGGGACGCAAAATAGAGATGATTGCAGATACTTTTGAATAACCACCTGGTAGCACCAATAGGGCTTATTTTTACCTAAAATTAATAGTATAATGATAATTTGTTTTAATAAAAAACCATACTTTTATTAGATTAAATTATAACTATAATATGAAAAAGAAAATTTTTACAACAGCCCTGTTATCATGCTGCTTCATGATATGTTTAGCAGCTGCAGTATTTGCCGACCTTAATGGCAAATGGACCGGTAACTTAACAATGGCCGATGGCAATAGCATACCGGTAACTTATGATTTTAAAGTTGATGGCGAAAAATTAACCGGCACTGCACAATCGCCCGAAGGTGACGTTGCTTTAGAGAACGGTAAAATTAAAGGTGACGACTTTAGCTTCAGCGTAAATGTAAACGGAATGGATATACCACATAGTGGTAAAGTTTATGCCGATTCGGTAGGTATGGATTTGTCGATAAACGATAATAAAGCGCACTTCGTTTTAAAACGCGTTGCTAAATAGGCGCCACGCATAAAAGCAAATAAAAACCCTGCCCAAACGGCGGGGTTTTTTATTTAATGCCAAACAAGCTATAATGCAGGCTTGTTTAATACGGCATAAGCATTACCTTTGCCTGCGCATGCTGCAACGTATTACCGCATATTTATTAATTGCATCGTTAATAACGGTGAACTTTTCGCGCGTGTTTGTTTATGCCGGTTTTGAGCTGAACAAAAAATACATTGCAGACAACCTTTGTGTTAATCGTTTTAAGCCGCAGCTGCATTGTAATGGCAAGTGCTACTTTATGAAAAAGATAAAACAGGCACAGGATAAAGAAAACTCCGAAAACAGGCAATCACAAAAAAACCTTTTCCAGGAGGCTTGCTTTAATCAGCCGTTAAAAATTAAATTTCAGTCGGTTTTACTTTCAGTTACACCAATTCCAAACTTCCGTATTATCCTTCCCCAACAAGTGCGGAGTATCTTTCAGCCTCCGCGGCTTTCATAAAAACACCTTTTTAATACAGTTTTTAATACCGGCTTCGCGGCCAGTATTTGCTACGCTTTACACTTTGCGTAAAGCTGTGCTTTTGTTATGCTGTTTCGGCAAAGCCGGAATGCACACTTATACATTTTTATGAAACCATCTATATTATTATATATAATGCTATGCTTTGCGCCTGCCTTTTGCTTTGGCCAAAGCAGCTTAAATGGCACCGTTACCGATGCCCGCACACACGAAGCTATTGCGGGTGTACTGATAACAAATGCCGACGATGTTACTCCTCTTGCACAAACCAATGCTAAGGGCAAATTCAGCATACCAACCGGTGGCATTAAAGCCATTCGCCTTACTATGGTAGGCTTTACTGACAAGGTTTATACCTTAACCGGCAGCACAAATGCCGAAATAAGCCTTGAACCCGCCACAATAGATCTGCAACCTGTAGTAGTATCGGCCAGCCGTGAGCGGCAGGCCAGGCAGGACGCCCCAATTGCTATCAGTAAAATAAATTCCACACAAATACACGATACTAAAGCTACCGCGCTATACCAGTTACTAAACAAGGTAACCGGTGTTTACATGGTTGATTTAGGGAACGAACAACATACAATGGCCATACGCCAGCCTATTACTTATAACGCGCTTTACTTGTACATGGAGGATGGCCTGCCTATTCGCCCTACTGGCATATTTAACCATAACTCGCTATATGAAATAAACATGAGTGGTGTGCGCGATATTGAGGTGATAAAAGGCCCGGCATCATCGCTATATGGCAGTAATGCTATTGGCGGTGCGGTTAACTTTATTACGCAAGGGCCGCCTGCAGGCTATGCCGGCAATGTATCTGTACAGGGCGATAGTTATCACTACCGCAGGGTTGATGCCGACGGCGGTTTTAGCGCAGGTAAATTCGGCTTATATGCGGGCGGTTACGTGGCTCATCAAAAAGATAGCTGGCAGGATTACTCCGACTTTGATAAATACTCGGGTAATTTTAAAACTACTTATGATCTTGACAGCAAAACCCGGCTCACAACATCTGTAGCTTATAATTATTTAAATACCCAAACACCCGGCAGTTTAGATAGCGCCCATTTTTACAGCCGCCAGTATGGTGCCAACCAACGCTTTACCTACCGCAAGGTTGATGCCTTAAGAGCCAACACACGCTTAGCGCATACATGGAACGATCAAAGCAATACCTTCCTGACTATATTTTATCGCCATAACTCTACAACACAGTTGCCAAGTTATTTTATATCGGATGTAAGGGACAATAATGGAAATTATGTAAGTTCTAACGGGCAGGAGAATGACCAGCGCTTTCACAGTTTAGGTTTGCTGGCACAGCACAGGCAGGATATGGATTTCCTGCATTCGCGGTTAATATTAGGCGCTTATGTGGATAATAGCCCAAGTTCGTATTACGCCAAATTTTTAGATATCCAAAAAGATGTAACCAATAACTATTATACTGGCTATACCAACACCGGTCGTTTTATTGACGATTATAAAATAAAACTGTTTAACACGGCAGCCTATGCGCAATACGAAATTAAACCTGCCGATGCGTTAAGGGTAGTAATGGGTTTACGGTACGATCGTATCCATTATAATTTCACCAACGGCATAACTACCGGCAGCAAATACAAACAACAGGAAACCAACGATTTTAATATAGTAGCGCCTAAACTCGGACTAACCTACAACTTTAATAATAATAAAGGTTTGTATGCCAATTACAGCGTAGGCTTTCAGCCACCCGAAACCGGCGATCTTTACAGCTCGCGCCAGTTGGTACAACTAAAACAGGCAACCTTTAACAATTACGAAGCAGGCGGATGGTTTGCCGCGTTTGATAAAAAAATGTACGTGGAAGTCACTCTTTATGACCTGGAGGGGCGTAACGAAATTATTAACCAGCTGCTACCCGATAATACCACCCAGAACCAAAACGCGGGTGCAACCCGCCACCGTGGTATCGAGTACTCGGTTACCTATGCACCGGCGCGCGAATTTAGTTTTAGGTTTAGTGGCACCAATGCCCGCCACACTTATGTAGATTACAGCGAAGTAAGCACCAATTACAGTACAAATGTAAGCACCGTTACCAGTTATAACGGCAACCGCATGAACAATGCACCGGCATGGATAGCCAACTCCGAAATTACTTACAAACCCCTTTATGCCGATGGTTTACGTGTAGCCGCCGAGTGGCAACATATTAATTCGTACTATACCAACCCGGCTAATACCAAAACCTATGCAGGCTACAATATTTTTAACCTGCGTACGGGGTTTGATGTAAAAAGCGGTGCTTTAAAAGGCGCAGGCATATGGTTTAATGTGTTAAACCTTACCAATAAGTTATATGCCACAACGGTTACCAGCAACCAATATGGCGATACTTATAACGCCGCGCCGCCACGCATTTATTCGCTGGGCATTAGTTACTCATTTGCAAAACAATAACATGGCAACAGCAAAACAAAACTTTTATAAATGGCATCGGATAATGGGTTTAACAGCCCTTATCCCTGTCATTTTTTGGACTATTAGCGGTTTATCGCACCCATTTATGTCTAACTGGTTTAGGCCCACCATAGCGCAGGAGGTGTTTAAACCTTTGCCTCAAAGCCAAATTAAACCAACCTTATCTATACATCAGGTGTTGGACAAAAATGGAATCACTGAATTCAGAAACTTTGGCCTGATCAATTTTAACAAACAAAGCTATTACCAGATATTAGGTAAAGACAGCATCACCAATTACTATTCGGCTGCAAACGGCGAAGTGTTAAAAAATGGCGATCGGCTTTACGCCGTCTATCTTGCAAGATATTTTACGCAGGATAGTACTTCAAAAATTAAAGCTATCAGCCTGCAAAAAATATTCGATGGGCATTACCAGCCCATTAACCACCTGCTGCCGGTTTGGAAGGTATCTTTCGACCGACCCGATGGTATGGATATTTACGTAGAGACCGGCCAAAGCCGCATGGGTACATTTAACAATAACACGCGTAAGGCAATGCTTAGCTTATTTGAGCAATTGCATACCTGGGCTTTTTTAGCAGCTATTGGCGGCGAGCAATTCAGGATAATTGTACTGCTAATAATTGTTAGCATCCTGTTTTTATCATTATTAAGTGGCCTAACTGTTTATGGCTTTTTTTGGAAGAAGTTTAAAACAGCCACCCAAAACCGTAAAGGTAGCGGAAAAAAAGATACCCGCTTTGTGCACCGTTTTCACCGGCAAATAGGGCTAATTGTATCTTTTGTAATGTTCACCTTTGTTACCAGTGGGGCATTCCATCTTTTGGTTAAGCTGCATAATATAGGGCCTAAGCAAAAAGTTTATGGGCAGGTATTTGATATTAATGATCTGGTATTATCAAACCTAAAACTGCCGCTTGCGGATAGTGTGATTACTAAAGTTGGTTTGGTTAAGCTTGATGGACAAACTTATTACCAGGCAAGCAACAACAGTAAGGATATTTTATATTTTGATGCTAAAACAGGCACTGAGTTAAACGATGGAGACAGGCAATACGCTAGGTTTTTAAGCGAATATTATCGCGGCAGCAAAACCACGCGTGATTTAAAGGTTACCCAAATACGCCAGTTTGATAACGAATACGGTTTTATTAACAAGCGCCTGCCGGTACAGAAAGTAGAATACCCCAATGCTGAAAATTGGTATATTGAGACCACCACATCCCAATTATCAACAAAAGTTGCCGGGATAGACCGCACGGAAGGGTTTTCCTTTATATTTTTACATAAATATTTCGGCATGACCTGGGCCGGTAAAAACATACGCGATATTGTGAGTATGTTAGCCGCGTTAGGGGTGTTGGTAGTATCGCTATTTGGCTTTGCAGCCTTTATTAAAAACAAATAATATATACATGAAGATACGTTTTGTAACCATTGCCGTAATAAGCCTTTTAGGTTTAGCCGCCTGTAGCCAACCCGATAAAAAACCTGCCGATGCAGCCAAAACAGCCGCAGTACAAAAAAAATATTATTGTACTATGCACCCCAGCATACAAAACGATAAACCCGGCACCTGCAGCAAATGCGGTATGGAACTGGTGGAACGCGATACAACTAAAGGGAAATAAATAAAAAGCTGTCATCCTGAACTTGTTTCAGGATCTCACAGGACAGGCCATCTATTCATCAACTTTGCTTGTGAGATGCCGAAACAAGTTCGGCATAACGTTCCATTATTTTAATCCTTCTTTACATCCTTCCCCTTCCAAAAAAGGGTATTAGGATGAAATTGCTTCCACGATCGCCAAAACTCCTGGTAGGCTTGTATCTTACTTAATTGGGCGCCTTTTTGCGCGCCGGTTATGCAGGCGCCGTTCCAATCCCAAACAGATGCGGTTTCCTGGTCGGTAAGTTGCCCGGCTGCATCTGCGTTAAAATGTAATTGGCGGCCGTTTACATTGGTATTATATACATGATAGTTCATGCTGTCGCGTTCTATTGTTACCAATAAACCGGTGTTGTTTACTATATCATTCAATACCTTTTTCTTTACCATTGTGCGCCAATCATAAGCTTTGGG
It includes:
- a CDS encoding glycoside hydrolase — protein: MKKKIFTTALLSCCFMICLAAAVFADLNGKWTGNLTMADGNSIPVTYDFKVDGEKLTGTAQSPEGDVALENGKIKGDDFSFSVNVNGMDIPHSGKVYADSVGMDLSINDNKAHFVLKRVAK
- a CDS encoding PepSY domain-containing protein gives rise to the protein MPQRLPATNMAILITPRRHAFIRWALVTHLQNNNMATAKQNFYKWHRIMGLTALIPVIFWTISGLSHPFMSNWFRPTIAQEVFKPLPQSQIKPTLSIHQVLDKNGITEFRNFGLINFNKQSYYQILGKDSITNYYSAANGEVLKNGDRLYAVYLARYFTQDSTSKIKAISLQKIFDGHYQPINHLLPVWKVSFDRPDGMDIYVETGQSRMGTFNNNTRKAMLSLFEQLHTWAFLAAIGGEQFRIIVLLIIVSILFLSLLSGLTVYGFFWKKFKTATQNRKGSGKKDTRFVHRFHRQIGLIVSFVMFTFVTSGAFHLLVKLHNIGPKQKVYGQVFDINDLVLSNLKLPLADSVITKVGLVKLDGQTYYQASNNSKDILYFDAKTGTELNDGDRQYARFLSEYYRGSKTTRDLKVTQIRQFDNEYGFINKRLPVQKVEYPNAENWYIETTTSQLSTKVAGIDRTEGFSFIFLHKYFGMTWAGKNIRDIVSMLAALGVLVVSLFGFAAFIKNK
- a CDS encoding TonB-dependent receptor, with protein sequence MLFRQSRNAHLYIFMKPSILLYIMLCFAPAFCFGQSSLNGTVTDARTHEAIAGVLITNADDVTPLAQTNAKGKFSIPTGGIKAIRLTMVGFTDKVYTLTGSTNAEISLEPATIDLQPVVVSASRERQARQDAPIAISKINSTQIHDTKATALYQLLNKVTGVYMVDLGNEQHTMAIRQPITYNALYLYMEDGLPIRPTGIFNHNSLYEINMSGVRDIEVIKGPASSLYGSNAIGGAVNFITQGPPAGYAGNVSVQGDSYHYRRVDADGGFSAGKFGLYAGGYVAHQKDSWQDYSDFDKYSGNFKTTYDLDSKTRLTTSVAYNYLNTQTPGSLDSAHFYSRQYGANQRFTYRKVDALRANTRLAHTWNDQSNTFLTIFYRHNSTTQLPSYFISDVRDNNGNYVSSNGQENDQRFHSLGLLAQHRQDMDFLHSRLILGAYVDNSPSSYYAKFLDIQKDVTNNYYTGYTNTGRFIDDYKIKLFNTAAYAQYEIKPADALRVVMGLRYDRIHYNFTNGITTGSKYKQQETNDFNIVAPKLGLTYNFNNNKGLYANYSVGFQPPETGDLYSSRQLVQLKQATFNNYEAGGWFAAFDKKMYVEVTLYDLEGRNEIINQLLPDNTTQNQNAGATRHRGIEYSVTYAPAREFSFRFSGTNARHTYVDYSEVSTNYSTNVSTVTSYNGNRMNNAPAWIANSEITYKPLYADGLRVAAEWQHINSYYTNPANTKTYAGYNIFNLRTGFDVKSGALKGAGIWFNVLNLTNKLYATTVTSNQYGDTYNAAPPRIYSLGISYSFAKQ